The DNA segment GATGGAGCATATGGGTGCAtgcaatctttatttttatgctaACAGAACCTTTCTTGAACCAACTTTAATCCCTTAAGTTTCCAATGACAAGTTATTTATCTTGGAAGGTAAAGCATCACTTTTGTTTGGTGTAGCTCATTTGAAACTGTTTCCTCTCCGTTATCTACCAGTAAGTTTGTTCCTGTTTtctgatttcatatttttaatataactTTAATATGTTTGTTCCTGTTTTCTGAATTCATATCTTTAATATAACTTTAATATGTTTGTTTCTGTTTTATGAATTCATATCTTCAGTAAACCAAATAGAACTATAAGAATCAGCTGAGGGAGACATTCACAGCTGTATCGAGTGATACAAGGAAGCACTCTTTGATGCTTTCTGCAGAAACTGTACTCGAGTATCCTTCAAAGCAACCGTAGGGGTAAGATGAACAAGAAAGATAGCTTTTTTGTATACATTTTTTTTGCTTAGAACAAGTATCAGATACCCTTTCCTGAAAACATTCTACCAACCGAAAGGAGTTGGCCTTTCAGAAGGAATCAAGATACAAGGTTTAGACAGAGGCATGCTCGGATGAATATTACATCCTCCAACTTGTGGGGAAGTGGAGTGAGGGATGGAGCTGGCTACATTGAAATTTCAAATAGCACTTAGTGCCATGAACATGAACCTTGTTACTTTGATCTTCGAGTTGGTTTTATATGTTTACTAGAAATGCACCAATTTCATGGTGCAGAACGAAGtccaagaagaagaaacaagaatGATCTGCAAGACCCATCACTTATGTGATCTAACTGTGCATCCCCTTCTGACCACAACAAAAGGAAAACTCAAAAGTCCTTTCAGATGAGAGTTGATTACAGGGCTTGTCTGCTCTCACCTGCAATCCTTCCCTTTTTCCTGGGACACTGGGGGGATCTTAATTAAAATGTTCTCTCATCTGTGAGTTTGTCCTGCTTTCGACAATGGAGGGGTTTCCAATGCTTGCTACCATTTAATGGGAGGTGTCAGTAATGTTTCTACCATTTAATGGGACGTATAAGTAGACATTGGCTAGCCAGTCTTAGGCTTCAAATTCCATCAGTACTTGTATCAGActtctgcatatatatatatatatatatatgatctataTTTTTTCTATTGTGACTCCTATTTGTTTTTGTCCCATTGACAGCTGCCTCTTCAATATATTGGTCTGGAATTTCAAATACAAGATAAGTATATTGCAAGGATTTACTTCCATATAAAGATCCTTCTTGTGTTTGGAGTTGCAGACATCACCAAGAGTTTACTGAACCAGATTATAAGATCTCTCTGCACCTTCAGAAATTCTGGTTTCTTATAGTGTATTAGTTGTTCCTAATTAGACATAATGTTTTCATTTTATATGAATATATGGAGGCAATCAGAACAGACAGCTAAAGATTTGGTTGTGGCCCTCAAGAACTTTCAACATTGAATCAGTGACAAGTAACTTTGTCAGTTGTTGTCAATTACTGTGATGAGAAAAACCTTGACAACAATCAGTAGTTTGTATCATGATTTGCCTTCcactatatgttatttattttacaTATAGATTATTTAACAATGACCTTGAGACTAATGTGTTTTCACTTTGGATCTCAAAATATAATTCATCCAAATAATTGAATTTAGGTCTACTCAAGATTAATTGTTTGCAATATGTGCTAACTACTGTTTTTCTAGTTTTTGTCTCTTAAATTGTTTCTTAAAAGTTTTGTAAGTCAGTCATTGATATCCCAAAATAAAGAAATGCTGATTAGAGAATGTTGGAATATATTGGAAAGAAAAACTAAATTATGATCCTTGATGGCAATAAGGTCTTGCTTCATATCTCCTCCTATATTTATTACCTTTACCTAGATTTCTGCTCACCCAAAATAAAATGAAAACTGTAGAATCTTATATGCACCTTGTGAAGTCAGAGCTACTATTCATAGGACCTTTTGACAAATGGTTTTATTGGATTGAAAGATTGTCACATCTCTCACTCGGATCAAGGAAATGAAAagtagctatatatatatatatatatatatatatatatatatatatatatatatatatatatatatatatatatatatatatatatatatatatatatatatatatatatatatatatatatatatcatcttcaTAGCTGAAATGAAATGTATGTGTCTGAAATGAAGGGAAGCATTTGACCACACAAACACAAAGAAAAGGCTGCTATTTGCTTCTAGTTCCAGAAATGGTTGCCACTCATTCTTCTGCACCACAATGCAGTCTTTTATTTATCCAACTTTCCCATTTGGAGGTGTCAAAGTTAGTTATATCtgaatccaattttttttttgggatcATAGATTGTATTTCTGAAGCTTATATTCATtcagctttttctttttcttgtttagaGCTTATATTGATGAATTATAAGAGATGGATAACTTGTACTCCTCTGTATCTGATATAACTTCACCCTTTTTTAGTTTTCATTTGCATCAACTAATAAAAGATCAATAATCCTAAATCATGAATCAGTGAGATGACCAACAACATCAAACCAAGTGAAAACTGAGAGTCATGAAGCTTATGCATTTGCCTAGTTTCTGtcaacaagaagaaaagaaaagaaaagaatatggtAATCCACATATGGTATTCTCAGTAGCCTAAATTTTCTTACTTCAAAACCAAATAGTGGGAATGCCTTGGAACATTTGGACTAATGGACAGACCTTGGATTCCCTTGTCTCAACATGATAGCATTACATTGGACCAACacacttgggggggggggggggggtttgagttGTGGAGGAGTATCATCAACAACTGTATCACCAAGATCAGAAAAAGAAAACGCAAAATAGAGGAGGGAAAGAAATGGGAAAAGGGCATCCATCAGGTGAGGAAGGAGTAGCAGCAATAACTTTGTCTGTGAGTTAGAATTCAAAAAAGCAGCAGAAAGTGAGTGAGCATCAGCAAGAGTACACTGCACTCAAACCCTTTTTTTCCTCCAGTCACTCAGTGGCTCTCAGTCACTCACATGCTGTCCAATTATTTTACCTCTCTTGCTGTGTATTTTTTAAGCCTCAAAGCAGCCCTTTTGCTTATGGGTTTCTGCAAAGGTGGCAGGGAGtcagacagcagcagcagcaacaaaagGCAGCAGAggaacagcagcagcaggaggagcagcagcaacaacagggGGCCAGAGTCGGTGAAGAGAGCACACTGCATCCCTGACCTGCCTGTTCCTCCATCTGCTGTCAGTCGCAATAAGAACAGACCACTGGCACCAGGTGGCAGAAGTATCAGCTGCAGCACCTGACACCATTAATGTTAAACCAAGTAGCTTTGTGAACAGACGCAGTTAAAGCCTTCTCTAAAGCAATAGTTATCTGTCTGTGGTCTATTAGCTCTAGTCTCAAACTCTATGCTCCCCACCCCCCACCAGTCTTATGATTCCTCTCTGCCCTCCCTTGACTGAATGACACTTCCTATGCAAACAAAATAACCCCTTCTTTATTGCAGTCACATAAAAAGACAAAAGTCGATTTATTATTATTGCAGGAAGTTAACAAGATGCTACTGCCGCTGCCGCTTCTGCTGCCTGTCACTCTCTCTAATGCTTGCTGCTGCTTTTGCCTCTTCCACTATCTATCCACtagcttccttccttccttccttccttccttcgctCGCTTCTCCTTGTTGGTGTTGTGGGGTTTGGGTTTTGGACTTGCAGCTGTGGGTCTGAAACAGAGCAGTGAGAGTAGGATGATGATGGGAGGGGGCAGTAGGTATCCCTTCACAGCATCCCAATGGCAAGAGCTGGAGCTTCAAGCCCTTGTCTTCAAGTACATGGTCTCAGGTATCCCCGTACCTTCTGATCTCATCCTCTGCATCAGGAGGAGTCTCTTCATGGATCCTCAAGCTCTTCCATTCATTCCCAATCCTCCCACGAGTAAGTCTTCTGCGCTCGAAACCTCCACTTGTGGACTCTGCGTGTTTCGTGAGACAAGGTTGGTGTGTCGCGTGCAGTTGGATGGGGAGCTTACCAGCTGGGTGATGGAAGGAAACCAGTGGATCCGGAGCCTGGGAGGTGCAGGAGAACAGATGGGAAGAAGTGGAGGTGCTCCAAGGAGGCCTACCCAGACTCCAAGTACTGTGAGAGGCACATGCACAGGGGGAAGAGCCGTTCAAGAAAGCCTGTGGAATTGTCTTTGGCCACCAACCCAACCTCCTCACAGTTCTCTTCATCAAacttcgttgctgctgctgctgctgcggctcctcctcctcctcctcctcctcctctctcgctGTCAACACCTCAGACCCACCATTTCCTGCTTCCCTGTCCCTCCTCTTCGAGGCCTCCTGCCATGGGATTCTCACTCAAAGATGACTCTGCCAGCTTCTGTTTAGACTCTTCCCCCTACACGGTTGATAATTACAGGTATGCATAGCAGCCATcgatcttctttctctctctctttctctgggTTTGGTTGTAAAGCTTAATGAACTGTCTGAAGAGCAGGAACATCCTTGGATTCAAGGAGGGTGTGAATGAGTACCCTTTCCTCTCAGAAGCCTGCAGGGCCGGAAGGGAGATGCCATGCAGGTTGGGGTCAATGGACATGAGCTCTGTCGAGGAGACAAAGCAGAGTTTTGGCTACATGCAAGGCGCTCATCCCCACTCCAGAATCTGTTTGTCCGAGGAGCAAGACAAGGAGAAGCACTACTTTGTGTTGGGTGCTGATCTGAAGACGGACAAGTCTGCCAAGTTGGAGCGGGCGGAGCAACCACAGAATGCAAGGCCATTCCACTGTTTCCTTGATGAGAAGCCGCAGAAGATGGAAGACTCTTGGATGAGCATGGATGCGGACTTGAAGATGCAGCTCTCTATCTCCATTCCCATGGCAAACCACGACCAGCCGGTGGCTGCCTCTCAGCGTTACAATGGTGCAGTTCTCAATGCCTCATCTGCGTTGTTTCTCACCCCCATCAAAACGCTATCTTCTCATTTTCCAATGGTATTATGATGCAGATGGTTGACTTCCGAAGACCAAAGGACTAACCGAAGTCTCAGTGCCCTTCATCACAGGGTTATCCCTGTTTGATGCGCTAGATTTGCCTCTGTTAATTGATCGTCTACGATCTATCATCTCCTTCTTTCCCTTTTCTTAATGATGTTTTTGTGTTGATGAATGAAAGAGATGTTGTTTTGGGTTCTTTAATCTCTCAATCCATCTTCAAACTTGGTCGAGCTCATGAGTTTGTACATATGCTTTACTTACCTAGAAAGATGTGATTCTGCACTCAGCTCATTTTTACCTTCCTCGCTCAGCTCATTGAttgatcatgattttttttcttttctcaaccTGAAGCTAGCAGAAGCTTCTGAGCTTGAGAGGATTGCCTGCCTCCATTTTACTTGAGACCCAGATTACTTTGGCTGATCATATCATGGCTTCACTAAGTAGTGGCAACACAACAGATGATAGGTCCCTCAGCTTACTACTCCATGCAAGTAAGGTAAACTTGATTGTTTTGTGAGCTTTTTGCTAGAGACAGCTTCATGTGGAATAGCCTGCAAAGGATATGAATCCATGTGGAACAGTATGAACAACCAAACAAAGTGTCCACAATGTTTAGTTGAAGGAGACTGCTTCAACTTGGCACAGACATGTCTAGAATAAACTacaatggtggtggtggtgttggagAGAGCAAAATATCTGAAGGTAGTCACTAAATTTACAATATCTGATGGATTTTTGTACGATTATCAGATGATGATGAACATAAATACTCATGGACATGGGTTGCCATCACAAGGCACCAGAGATCTTTGGGAATTGAGACATAATGTCTCCAGTGTTTTCTTGTGGATCTGCAAGAACCTTGGAAGCTGCACATGATGTGGAAACACACACAATATAGAACTTGCTCAATCACATGCATAGGACAGGGGGATTGCCCTCTGTAGGATCCAGTGTCATGGCTTTGGTCCATAAATGCATCTCTAACTCCCAGTTCCAAGTGTACAGTGATGTTCATGCAATGAACAGATCTTTTCCTCTGACCCTCTTTTCAGACTATAGATTTCGAGCCCCCCCCAAAGGAAAGAAGATATCCAGAAAAAAATGGATTCTTGGTGCAGAAAATACCAAGGCAATTGCTCAACATTGTACTATGAGTTCTGCAAGGCACTCTTGCCACAGCTACAACCTTAACATTTTGGCCATACATAACTGATTCTGCtttatttcttaagaagaaaatgcAGCTAA comes from the Musa acuminata AAA Group cultivar baxijiao chromosome BXJ2-8, Cavendish_Baxijiao_AAA, whole genome shotgun sequence genome and includes:
- the LOC135620166 gene encoding growth-regulating factor 1-like isoform X1, which gives rise to MLLPLPLLLPVTLSNACCCFCLFHYLSTSFLPSFLPSFARFSLLVLWGLGFGLAAVGLKQSSESRMMMGGGSRYPFTASQWQELELQALVFKYMVSGIPVPSDLILCIRRSLFMDPQALPFIPNPPTIGWGAYQLGDGRKPVDPEPGRCRRTDGKKWRCSKEAYPDSKYCERHMHRGKSRSRKPVELSLATNPTSSQFSSSNFVAAAAAAAPPPPPPPPLSLSTPQTHHFLLPCPSSSRPPAMGFSLKDDSASFCLDSSPYTVDNYRNILGFKEGVNEYPFLSEACRAGREMPCRLGSMDMSSVEETKQSFGYMQGAHPHSRICLSEEQDKEKHYFVLGADLKTDKSAKLERAEQPQNARPFHCFLDEKPQKMEDSWMSMDADLKMQLSISIPMANHDQPVAASQRYNGAVLNASSALFLTPIKTLSSHFPMVL
- the LOC135620166 gene encoding growth-regulating factor 1-like isoform X2; this encodes MLLPLPLLLPVTLSNACCCFCLFHYLSTSFLPSFLPSFARFSLLVLWGLGFGLAAVGLKQSSESRMMMGGGSRYPFTASQWQELELQALVFKYMVSGIPVPSDLILCIRRSLFMDPQALPFIPNPPTIGWGAYQLGDGRKPVDPEPGRCRRTDGKKWRCSKEAYPDSKYCERHMHRGKSRSRKPVELSLATNPTSSQFSSSNFVAAAAAAAPPPPPPPPLSLSTPQTHHFLLPCPSSSRPPAMGFSLKDDSASFCLDSSPYTVDNYRNILGFKEGVNEYPFLSEACRAGREMPCRLGSMDMSSVEETKQSFGYMQGAHPHSRICLSEEQDKEKHYFVLGADLKTDKSAKLERAEQPQNARPFHCFLDEKPQKMEDSWMSMDADLKMQLSISIPMANHDQPVAASQRYNDG